The following coding sequences lie in one Rutidosis leptorrhynchoides isolate AG116_Rl617_1_P2 chromosome 6, CSIRO_AGI_Rlap_v1, whole genome shotgun sequence genomic window:
- the LOC139853930 gene encoding glycerophosphocholine acyltransferase 1-like: MSSTEDGDDNSYNQRRFSRVKKRLKDRSRKVAQTKEKTKEILSKQAVLIAKHAEEHESFITKVTHFLGVFSYGAFCFILGARPQDVRYIYVLFYITFVPLRWIYYRYKKWHYYLLDFCYYANTIFLIMLLFYPRNQKLFMLTFSFAEGPLAWALIVWRCSLVFSSVDKLVSVLIHLLPGVVFFTMCWWDPAFFEAMHPDGTAQDSGSWRQIEDKSFLCTWLFTVPLIAYVLWQVLYFLIVNVLRRQRLLKDPEVMTSYRGLSKRAQKANNVWWRLSGCLGDQNRPFMYILFQAIFTVATMALTVPIFLSYELHLAFQILKVSAAVWNGGQFLVEVMPRQVVLKEKKKLDVVPPAQLNCQEEHCHQS, translated from the exons ATGTCGAGCACCGAAGATGGAGACGATAATTCATATAACCAACGACGGTTTTCAAGGGTGAAGAAGAGGCTAAAAGATCGTTCTAGG AAAGTGGCTCAAACCAAAGAAAAAACAAAGGAAATATTGTCTAAACAGGCTGTTTTGATAGCCAAACACGCAGAAGAACATGAAAGCTTCATCACCAAG GTAACTCATTTTTTGGGTGTCTTCTCATACGGGGCGTTTTGTTTTATCTTGGGTGCAA GGCCACAAGACGTTCGATACATTTACGTTTTGTTCTATATCACCTTTGTTCCACTTCGATGGATCTATTATCGATATAAGAAATGGCATTATTACCTTTTG GACTTTTGTTACTATGCCAATACCATCTTTTtgatcatgcttttgttttatcctAGAAATCAAAAGCTTTTTATGCTTACCTTCTCATTTGCAGAG GGACCACTAGCATGGGCGTTGATTGTTTGGCGGTGTAGTTTGGTGTTTAGTTCGGTTGACAAACTCGTAAGCGTCCTCATACATCTTTTACCAG GTGTTGTCTTCTTTACGATGTGCTGGTGGGACCCAGCCTTCTTCGAAGCTATGCACCCTGACGGAACTGCACAAGACAGTGGCTCATGGCGTCAAATAGAAGACAAATCGTTCTTGTGCACATGGCTATTCACGGTTCCTTTGATTGCTTACGTCCTTTGGCAGGTTCTTTATTTTCTAATAGTTAATGTCCTTCGTCGACAGCGGCTCTTAAAAGATCCTGAAGTCATGACCTCTTACAG GGGACTGTCTAAAAGGGCACAAAAGGCAAACAACGTATGGTGGCGTTTAAGTGGATGTCTTGGAGATCAAAACCGTCCGTTTATGTACATTCTGTTTCAAGCCATTTTCACAGTAGCAACAATGGCCCTCACTGTACCAATATTCTTATCGTACGAGTTACACCTCGCGTTCCAAATACTTAAAGTTTCTGCAGCAGTATGGAACGGAGGCCAGTTCTTAGTAGAAGTGATGCCGCGCCAAGTGGTTTTAAAGGAAAAGAAAAAATTAGATGTGGTCCCACCTGCACAATTGAACTGTCAAGAAGAGCACTGTCACCAAAGCTAG
- the LOC139851647 gene encoding uncharacterized protein gives MVSSGKFDLSSVSPDRPIYNSGQRGSYAAASLDRSSSFRENMENPILSSLPSMSRSTSNVTQVDVTNFFQCLRFDPKSMATEHKFNRHGDFRRLAGAVVGSPDASPSGSLKGKNPNSPPDDLKRLKTGLRESTIKARERVKVFSETLSVINKCFPSIPSRKRSRPDALPGDRSSGLLVNRAPIGAGVGKMGTQSHSRSNAFDFEQQKVEERVKSAIPNKRTRTSMVDQRADVRPNTPARSSGNLDRDKEVIRIPNTNATQSEEQVLPIVADGWEKAKMKKKRTGIKADMVSSPNSSSMSTKLIDGYREPKQGMHPRHIPDAMARLNDSHVFRPGAANGAVGGGKLDGPTQPANVGMRSSIPRPEQENTSLHHDKRDRSTSSDKERTTIRSVNKSNVREEFMSGSPTSNTKLHASARGPRSGSGAVPKSSMVVQRAAASSDWDLVHGTNKNPGAVGSSNRKRTASTRSSSPPVTQWADRRPQKISRAARRTNLVPILTSSDEIPALDTSDVTGSESGPEFAKRFASNSPQQFKSKGNHVHSSTLSESEESGAAEIRSRDKGKKSVEIEEKSGQNVKKMSPLVPPTKKNKMVNAEDGIRRQGRIGRGFGSARPVTQTVEKIRNMGTAKQLRTSRLGFDKSDSKLGRPPTRKLSDRKAYTRQKHTTINAAPDFLVGSDDGHDELLAAANAVINPSRALSSPFWRQMEPLFGFLSDVDMYYLKQQGITQSNVNTINPVYLDVDSSSTFPNGIESKSNEPSPEFAPGTASPVEVPLCQRLLAALISEEESEGPFFSANDDQKYNAFGSAYEFETDIESSVFNHRPFQNSTLRSCNESVHIQSKSYNNMMIRDSSIGIGLDHSYNGVLSDPAISSMTLSEYQYGNMPLNERLLVEIQSVGLYPQLVPDSPHNGIEDISGEICRLEEKHREQVSREQILLENLLDSSNEARELQEKEFEQQCLDKLIAMAYQKYMSCWGPHAPKSVGSKMAKQAALAFVRRTLDQCHEFEETGKSCFTEPIYKEMFRSGSSYLNDIQPDAASERVSDTILSPSLSNHDVYSTDAFHLSDQTTGKDDVWSSRVKKRELYLDDVVAATSSGIGTTILNSAKGKRSGRDREGKGNGLSKNGGPKIGRPTSGNVKGERKNKTKPKLKTSQLSTSHNGPTGKLPDQHRTLSSVSNSFDIKNNTVTVKDDYHSVEPLDFSHLQLPEMDVLGEQGEDIGSWLNIDDEILQDDDFMGLEIPMDDLSDLNMMV, from the exons ATGGTATCATCTGGTAAATTCGATCTGTCATCTGTTAGCCCAGATAGGCCTATATACAATTCTGGGCAGCGAGGATCATACGCAGCTGCATCACTGGACAGATCATCCAGTTTTCGTGAGAACATGGAAAATCCCATCTTATCATCCCTTCCAAGTATGTCAAGAAGTACTTCAAATGTTACACAAGTGGATGTGACCAACTTTTTTCAATGCTTGCGGTTTGACCCAAAGTCAATGGCCACCGAGCATAAGTTTAACCGACATGGGGATTTTAGACGGCTTGCAGGTGCTGTAGTTGGTTCACCAGATGCGTCACCATCTGGTTCTTTGAAAGGGAAGAACCCTAATTCTCCCCCTGACGATCTTAAAAGACTAAAGACCGGTCTGCGTGAATCTACCATTAAAGCCAG GGAACGGGTGAAGGTTTTTAGTGAGACGTTATCCGTGATCAACAAGTGTTTTCCAAGTATTCCATCAAGGAAGAGATCGCGACCAGATGCTCTGCCCGGTGATCGTTCTAGTGGTTTACTCGTGAATCGTGCACCTATTGGGGCAGGCGTTGGTAAGATGGGTACCCAAAGTCATTCTCGTTCAAATGCTTTTGACTTTGAGCAGCAAAAGGTTGAAGAAAGGGTTAAAAGTGCCATTCCTAACAAACGAACAAGAACTTCAATGGTGGATCAAAGG GCAGATGTACGACCAAACACGCCTGCTAGATCATCTGGGAATCTAGATAGGGATAAAGAAGTGATAAGAATCCCGAACACCAACGCTACTCAAAGTGAGGAACAAGTATTGCCCATTGTAGCTGATGGTTGggaaaaggcaaaaatgaagaagAAGCGGACTGGTATAAAGGCTGATATGGTTTCAAGCCCAAACTCAAGCTCCATGTCAACAAAACTTATCGATGGATATAGGGAACCCAAACAAGGAATGCATCCAAGGCATATTCCTGATGCAATGGCAAGATTAAATGATTCCCATGTGTTCAG GCCAGGAGCTGCTAATGGAGCCGTTGGTGGTGGAAAACTCGATGGCCCTACTCAGCCGGCAAATGTGGGAATGCGTTCTTCGATCCCAAGGCCTGAACAGGAGAATACGTCACTTCATCATGATAAAAGAGATCGGAGTACTAGTTCTGATAAGGAACGGACAACTATCAGATCTGTTAATAA GTCCAATGTCCGAGAAGAGTTCATGTCTGGTAGCCCTACCTCTAACACAAAACTGCATGCATCTGCTCGAGGTCCAAGGTCAGGGTCAGGTGCGGTGCCTAAATCATCAATGGTGGTTCAACGAGCTGCTGCTTCCAGTGACTGGGATCTGGTTCATGGTACAAACAAGAACCCTGGAGCTGTGGGGTCCAGTAATCGTAAACGTACAGCCTCAACACGGTCTTCATCTCCACCAGTAACACAATGGGCTGATCGAAGGCCCCAAAAGATATCACGTGCAGCACGAAGAACCAACCTTGTCCCTATATTAACTAGTAGTGATGAAATCCCTGCTTTGGATACCAGTGATGTCACTGGTAGTGAAAGTGGGCCCGAGTTTGCCAAACGGTTTGCATCCAATTCTCCCCAGCAATTCAAGTCAAAGGGCAATCATGTCCATTCATCCACGTTATCAGAAAGTGAAGAATCGGGTGCTGCTGAAATCAGATCTAGGGATAAGGGTAAAAAATCTGTTGAAATAGAAGAAAAATCTGGACAGAATGTTAAAAAGATGTCACCTTTAGTTCCGCCTACTAAAAAGAATAAGATGGTGAACGCAGAAGATGGTATTCGTAGACAAGGCAGAATTGGGCGGGGTTTTGGTTCTGCTCGACCTGTTACACAAACAGTAGAGAAGATTCGGAATATGGGAACTGCAAAACAACTTAGAACTTCTAGACTTGGTTTTGACAAGTCTGACAG CAAATTAGGTAGGCCTCCAACTAGGAAGCTCTCTGACCGCAAGGCTTATACCCGTCAAAAGCATACTACTATCAATGCTGCACCAGATTTTCTTG TTGGTTCTGATGATGGACATGACGAGCTTCTGGCTGCAGCGAATGCGGTTATTAATCCTA GTCGTGCTTTGTCTAGTCCATTTTGGAGGCAGATGGAACCACTCTTTGGTTTTCTATCTGATGTGGACATGTACTACTTAAAGCAACAG GGAATTACTCAGTCGAACGTTAACACAATAAACCCGGTATATCTAGACGTTGATAGTTCTAGTACTTTTCCTAATGGCATAGAAAGCAAAAGTAATGAACCAAGTCCAGAATTTGCACCGGGTACTGCAAGTCCGGTGGAAGTTCCCCTTTGTCAAAGGCTCCTTGCTGCACTAATCTCCGAAGAAGAAAGCGAGGGACCTTTCTTCAGTGCGAATGATGACCAAAAGTATAATGCTTTTGGATCTGCTTATGAGTTTGAAACAGATATAGAATCCAGTGTCTTCAATCATCGACCATTTCAGAATTCTACGCTAAGATCTTGTAACGAATCAGTGCACATCCAGTCAAAAAgttataataatatgatgatacgaGATTCGTCAATTGGTATTGGTCTAGATCATTCTTACAACGGTGTACTTTCAGATCCGGCAATATCTAGCATGACCTTGTCGGAATATCAGTACGGTAACATGCCATTAAATGAGAGACTTCTTGTAGAGATTCAAAGTGTTGGACTGTATCCACAACTTGTG CCTGATTCACCACATAACGGGATCGAAGACATCAGTGGAGAAATTTGTCGACTTGAAGAAAAGCACCGCGAACAG GTTTCCCGGGAACAAATCCTGCTCGAGAACCTCTTAGATTCCTCAAATGAAGCAAGAGAATTGCAAGAAAA GGAATTTGAACAACAATGTCTTGATAAACTCATCGCAATGGCTTATCAAAAGTATATG AGTTGTTGGGGTCCTCATGCACCTAAAAGTGTTGGTAGCAAGATGGCCAAGCAAGCTGCTTTAGCTTTTGTAAGACGCACACTAGATCAATGTCACGAATTTGAAGAAACAGGCAAAAGCTGCTTTACCGAACCTATATATAAAGAAATGTTCCGTTCTGGATCATCATACCTAAATGACATTCAACCCGATGCTGCAAGCGAACGCGTTTCAG ATACAATTCTAAGCCCCTCGTTAAGCAACCACGACGTATATTCGACCGATGCATTCCATTTGTCTGACCAAACTACTGGTAAAGATGATGTCTGGTCAAGCAGGGTTAAAAAACGAGAGTTATATCTCGATGATGTTGTTGCTGCTACTTCTTCAGGCATCGGAACAACAATTTTGAATAGTGCGAAAGGAAAAAGGAGTGGACGAGACCGAGAAGGTAAAGGGAATGGTTTATCTAAAAACGGAGGCCCAAAAATTGGGCGGCCCACATCCGGTAACGTTAAGGGTGAacgaaaaaacaaaacaaaaccgaAGCTAAAAACTAGTCAGTTATCCACTTCTCACAACGGTCCAACGGGAAAGCTTCCCGATCAACATAGAACGTTATCATCGGTCTCAAATTCGTTTGATATAAAGAATAATACAGTTACCGTAAAGGACGACTATCACTCGGTGGAGCCACTTGACTTTTCGCACCTGCAACTGCCTGAAATGGACGTTTTAGGTGAGCAAGGGGAGGATATAGGTTCGTGGTTGAACATCGATGACGAAATACTACAAGATGATGACTTCATGGGACTTGAGATCCCAATGGATGACCTGTCAGATTTGAATATGATGGTTTAA